A single Desulfatibacillum aliphaticivorans DSM 15576 DNA region contains:
- a CDS encoding pentapeptide repeat-containing protein, with amino-acid sequence MVVSSPFTKKSGGMNPLDAENKVWKWLSSQYRPGKYDPIVIKIWSRLKAFLALQNWKEYKPAQHDAPILKGLKRIGVACLLLGLFWILICVPKIQMQSFDPASNLPVKERADMEDNFRKTIVQIYAGLAVLYGFYWTSRRIRASEDQVRVSQEQVATSQKQVAALEDGQITERYTKAIEQLGCDNMAIRLGGIYALERIANDCNIEEKNDYWTVMEVLTAFLRENYQVVPSIVDSLDEQDHKNQKESSNSPFRTDLLAIVEVLRRRVHYYGNGESNSLDLSRTNLCGSKLSKAKLIKANLSKADLSNADLRGVDLSLADLRWTDFKAADFSDAVFFGAQLCGGDLRGSNLCGANLSNTDLYMATSYKAELTWEDLKRTDLRWNDRVMTNRNWSNLNWINLNNATYNSRTKFPDGFNPETNGLKLIK; translated from the coding sequence ATGGTGGTATCTTCTCCCTTCACCAAAAAATCAGGGGGGATGAATCCATTGGATGCTGAAAACAAAGTCTGGAAATGGCTGTCATCGCAATACAGGCCCGGAAAATACGACCCCATCGTCATAAAAATCTGGTCCAGGCTGAAGGCCTTTTTGGCTTTGCAGAACTGGAAGGAATACAAACCCGCACAACATGACGCCCCCATTTTAAAAGGGCTGAAAAGAATCGGCGTTGCTTGTCTGTTGTTGGGGCTATTCTGGATTTTGATTTGCGTCCCCAAGATCCAGATGCAGTCTTTTGACCCTGCTTCCAATTTGCCCGTCAAAGAAAGGGCGGACATGGAAGACAACTTCCGAAAGACCATCGTCCAAATATATGCAGGCCTGGCCGTGCTTTACGGCTTTTATTGGACTTCCAGGCGCATCAGGGCGTCAGAGGATCAGGTGAGGGTTTCTCAGGAGCAAGTTGCAACATCCCAAAAACAGGTGGCCGCCCTTGAGGACGGCCAGATCACCGAACGCTACACCAAAGCCATTGAACAGTTAGGCTGCGACAATATGGCCATTCGGCTGGGCGGAATATATGCCTTGGAGCGTATCGCTAATGATTGTAATATAGAGGAGAAAAATGATTACTGGACGGTTATGGAAGTGCTGACAGCCTTCCTTAGAGAGAATTATCAGGTTGTCCCTTCAATTGTTGATTCTCTAGATGAACAAGATCACAAAAATCAGAAAGAATCTTCCAATAGCCCATTTCGTACTGATCTATTAGCAATTGTAGAAGTACTTCGTCGTCGAGTTCATTATTATGGAAATGGTGAAAGCAATTCTCTTGATCTATCCAGAACGAACCTTTGTGGGAGCAAACTCAGCAAGGCAAAACTTATTAAGGCAAACCTTAGCAAAGCCGATCTTAGCAATGCTGATCTTAGAGGCGTAGACTTAAGTTTGGCGGACCTGCGTTGGACGGATTTTAAGGCGGCAGATTTTAGTGACGCAGTATTTTTTGGCGCACAACTCTGTGGAGGGGACCTACGTGGGTCAAACCTTTGCGGAGCGAATCTTAGTAATACCGATTTATACATGGCAACTTCTTATAAAGCAGAACTAACCTGGGAGGACCTCAAGCGGACGGACCTACGCTGGAATGACCGTGTTATGACAAATCGCAATTGGTCGAATTTAAATTGGATCAATCTAAACAATGCTACATACAATAGTCGCACTAAATTTCCTGATGGCTTCAATCCAGAAACAAATGGCTTGAAGCTGATTAAATGA
- a CDS encoding PD-(D/E)XK nuclease family protein translates to MEQNILSILGVAGKEDVISNLLRYCIEASTTFRDAFLQNICDIDPSGITDARVFTRVSTGSSGVPDMVIAIQRQGAKQLVIMENKLKADEGSNQTKDYASTECKNAIKERLGWSNDAVDVKCVFLSLFPDQKPESSAFRSATFKNLLNAGLDSSTLGDSNAKLLIASWISLLSGFYSKGKVSDSDVFLAKMQEPDDLEGNFLYFRSFLEGLRLEGGLEVDETFRGSARGRHYFGAKICKPSWRPGEMKGVNGVFQLDAKRDFNIHFEPQFNLLTGFFNFYLHYEVNPYRPVAWVKKNVSLSQYEEYNRVRDSFKEELRSKGIGGLSVGGRSNQAAKAVFDLKGRTVAESRSLISEIIHTVASQIDEIIKRPGGIFS, encoded by the coding sequence TTGGAACAAAACATTCTCTCCATACTTGGTGTGGCGGGCAAGGAAGATGTTATCTCCAACCTGCTTCGATACTGCATTGAGGCGTCTACGACGTTCAGGGACGCATTTTTGCAAAATATTTGTGATATTGATCCATCAGGAATTACAGATGCACGAGTTTTCACCCGTGTGTCCACAGGTTCGTCCGGCGTTCCGGACATGGTTATAGCCATACAAAGGCAAGGGGCGAAGCAACTGGTCATCATGGAAAACAAGCTGAAAGCCGATGAGGGCTCTAACCAAACCAAGGATTACGCATCAACGGAATGCAAGAACGCCATTAAAGAGCGTTTAGGCTGGTCAAACGATGCGGTTGACGTGAAATGCGTCTTTTTGAGCCTTTTTCCAGACCAGAAGCCAGAGTCTTCCGCCTTCCGTTCTGCAACCTTTAAGAATCTTTTAAATGCTGGCCTTGATTCTTCCACACTCGGGGACTCAAATGCCAAACTTCTTATCGCCTCCTGGATCTCTTTGTTATCCGGGTTCTATTCCAAGGGCAAGGTTTCCGACAGCGATGTTTTCCTGGCCAAAATGCAGGAGCCGGATGACCTTGAGGGAAATTTTCTTTACTTCCGATCCTTTCTCGAAGGCCTTCGTCTCGAGGGAGGGCTGGAGGTAGACGAAACGTTCCGAGGGAGCGCCCGGGGCAGGCATTATTTTGGGGCGAAAATCTGCAAGCCTTCCTGGCGTCCGGGTGAGATGAAAGGTGTCAACGGCGTTTTTCAATTGGACGCCAAACGCGACTTCAATATCCATTTTGAGCCCCAGTTCAATCTTCTCACGGGCTTTTTTAATTTTTATCTTCACTATGAGGTGAATCCATATCGCCCGGTGGCTTGGGTTAAAAAGAATGTTTCCCTGTCTCAGTATGAGGAGTACAACAGGGTAAGGGACTCTTTTAAGGAAGAGTTGCGGTCCAAAGGCATTGGAGGTCTTTCCGTGGGCGGGCGATCGAACCAGGCCGCCAAGGCTGTTTTTGACCTGAAAGGCAGGACAGTCGCCGAATCTCGCAGTCTGATTTCGGAGATCATCCATACGGTAGCAAGCCAGATAGACGAGATAATCAAAAGACCCGGGGGCATTTTTTCCTGA
- a CDS encoding DUF6515 family protein, with the protein MTDIKKKNGKKAGLIFSILAFGLIFLAGQNAWAGSGSFISQTLKEQSAKQGKGHGGGHGGGRPPQAQAPHKPNHNNRPGGGSQHVANNRPGSGHSAPHRPQVNRPQAHRPRPGGNSHYANNHHNRPPQVQHRPKPQVHHRPVNHRPAPRYYGKPSHRHYPVHHSRHPRHYRTMPRGYISISFGGIPYFYYSGVFYQRGSSGFFMVGAPIGAIVYSLPVGYTRVVHSNTYYYCYDDVYYRKVPSGYQVVDSPAAPVAVAAPAFDRGDWVQVTAPNLNVRTGPGYDFPIKDVAPQYSQLEVMGGSTGGWVYVRISGENFGWVSTAYVELLNTQPLG; encoded by the coding sequence ATGACTGACATAAAGAAAAAAAACGGAAAAAAGGCGGGCCTGATATTCTCCATCCTGGCCTTTGGATTGATTTTTCTGGCTGGCCAGAATGCCTGGGCGGGCTCCGGCTCCTTCATCAGCCAGACTTTAAAAGAGCAAAGCGCCAAACAGGGCAAAGGCCATGGCGGAGGACACGGAGGCGGAAGGCCGCCCCAGGCTCAGGCGCCTCACAAGCCGAATCACAACAATCGCCCAGGCGGCGGCAGCCAACATGTCGCCAACAACCGTCCCGGCAGCGGACATTCCGCGCCCCACAGGCCCCAGGTTAACAGGCCCCAGGCGCATAGGCCCCGTCCGGGCGGAAATTCCCACTACGCAAACAATCATCATAACAGGCCGCCCCAGGTGCAACACAGGCCCAAGCCCCAGGTGCATCATAGGCCGGTAAACCATCGCCCTGCGCCTCGTTACTATGGAAAACCGTCGCACAGGCATTATCCGGTGCACCATTCCCGGCATCCCAGGCATTACAGGACCATGCCCCGGGGATACATAAGCATCTCCTTTGGCGGAATCCCCTATTTTTATTACAGCGGGGTGTTTTACCAACGGGGCTCCAGCGGATTTTTCATGGTGGGCGCGCCCATCGGCGCCATTGTGTACTCCCTGCCCGTGGGCTATACCAGAGTGGTTCACAGCAACACGTACTACTACTGCTATGACGACGTGTATTACCGCAAGGTTCCTTCGGGATATCAGGTGGTGGATTCCCCGGCGGCGCCCGTCGCCGTTGCAGCGCCGGCTTTTGACCGGGGAGACTGGGTGCAAGTCACCGCCCCCAACCTGAACGTGCGGACCGGCCCGGGCTACGACTTCCCCATTAAGGATGTGGCGCCCCAATACTCCCAATTGGAAGTCATGGGCGGATCCACCGGCGGCTGGGTGTATGTGAGGATTTCAGGGGAAAATTTCGGTTGGGTGTCCACCGCCTACGTGGAATTGTTAAACACGCAGCCTTTAGGCTAA